A genomic segment from Triticum dicoccoides isolate Atlit2015 ecotype Zavitan chromosome 1A, WEW_v2.0, whole genome shotgun sequence encodes:
- the LOC119269616 gene encoding probable N-succinyldiaminopimelate aminotransferase DapC: MEGKLSEASKRAAPSPIQQLSHLAQRVGAVNLAEGFPDFPAPAHVKAAAAAAIAADLNQYRHVQGVCDVLAATMKRDHGFDVDPLTDFAICCGQSEAFAAAVFAIIDPGDEVLLFDPAYETYQTCIELARGVPVYVPLDPPSWTLDADKFLKSFTSRTKAVVLNSPHNPTGKVFSKEELLIISQACQQMDCFAITDEVYEYITYDENKHISLASLPGMQQRTIITSSLSKTYSVTGWRIGWACAAANIATAIRNIHVKLTDSAPAPFQEAALIALTSTPDYYESLKKDYAERRDFILQLLKNYGFHISFKPQGSVFVFAELPKSWQISDIDFVTNLINNAGVAAVPGRGFFHTDADDQSYHHRYVRFAFCKSDETLKAAAQKMMKLVKSNEKVPHDTQSFCVSKKGRNEHVTK, from the exons ATGGAGGGGAAGCTGTCAGAGGCGTCGAAGCGGGCGGCCCCGTCGCCCATCCAGCAGCTCTCCCACCTCGCGCAGCGCGTCGGGGCCGTCAACCTCGCCGAGGGGTTCCCCGACTTCCCCGCGCCCGCCCACGtcaaggccgccgccgccgccgccatcgccgccgaccTCAACCAGTACAG GCATGTGCAGGGAGTCTGCGACGTCCTCGCGGCGACCATGAAACGGGACCACGGCTTCGATGTCGACCCCCTCACGGACTTCGCCATCTGCTGCGGGCAATCCGAGGCCTTTGCCGCGGCAGTATTTGCAA TTATAGACCCAGGGGATGAGGTTCTCCTCTTTGACCCGGCTTACGAAACGTATCAAACATGCATTGAGCTGGCCCGGGGCGTCCCT GTGTATGTGCCATTGGATCCACCTTCTTGGACACTGGATGCGGATAAATTTCTGAAGTCGTTTACTAGTCGGACAAAGGCAGTGGTCTTAAATAG CCCACATAATCCAACAGGAAAGGTCTTTAGCAAGGAGGAATTGCTTATTATTTCTCAAGCTTGTCAGCAAATGGACTGCTTTGCAATAACTGACGAG GTTTATGAGTATATTACTTATGATGAGAACAAGCATATCTCTCTGGCTTCTCTTCCAGGAATGCAACAGAGGACAATCATCACATCCTCACTGTCAAAAACATACAGTGTAACTG GTTGGAGAATTGGTTGGGCTTGTGCTGCAGCAAACATAGCCACAGCAATAAGAAATATCCATGTCAAACTGACAGATTCAGCTCCTGCACCATTCCAAGAAGCTGCATTGATTGCGCTAACCAGCACACCAGACTACTATGAGTCCCTTAAAAAA GACTATGCAGAGAGAAGAGACTTCATTCTTCAGTTACTGAAAAATTATGGTTTCCACATTAGCTTCAAGCCACAAGGTTCAGTCTTTGTGTTTGCTGAGTTGCCCAAGTCCTGGCAAATTTCCGAC ATAGATTTCGTGACGAACTTGATTAACAATGCTGGTGTGGCGGCAGTACCTGGTCGTGGCTTCTTCCACACAGATGCTGACGACCAAAGTTACCATCACCGTTATGTGAGGTTTGCTTTTTGCAAGAGCGATGAGACCCTCAAGGCTGCTGCCCAGAAGATGATGAAGCTGGTTAAAAGCAACGAAAAAGTGCCACATGACACACAAAGCTTTTGCGTGTCCAAGAAAGGAAG GAATGAACATG